A genomic window from Lycium barbarum isolate Lr01 chromosome 4, ASM1917538v2, whole genome shotgun sequence includes:
- the LOC132637597 gene encoding uncharacterized protein LOC132637597: MGRVKFEGTVDPTDAEQWLERMEKVFEQLECSDAAKFKYAVSLLQKDAYDWWVSVPNAKEKPHVLTWNDFVKEFHMKYVPPAYHDAKKKEFLNLKQGSMSIAEYQQKFLRFSRYAGVSAALTWEKIDKEQTSRNENKFRKADADLGGPSKRGRFDNSKAGSVHKSARHEQNRSNFSTASTPSYGQDKTRIPTCAQCGKNHPGTCRRASSACFNCGSLDHKVKDCPNPNSTSSLRMEGSIQKPITTPSQGNRGARSRNTSNRCRWSQSS; encoded by the exons atgggtAGAGTTAAGTTTGAAGGAACTGTTGATCCTACGGATGCGGAGCAATGGTTGGAGCGGATGGAAAAAGTATTTGAGCAATTAGAGTGTTCAGACGCTGCCAAATTTAAGTACGCTGTCTCACTGTTACAAAAAGATGCTTATGACTGGTGGGTAAGTGTACCGAATGCCAAGGAAAAACCTCATGTTCTTACTTGGAATGATTTTGTGAAAGAATTTCATATGAAGTATGTCCCACCTGCTTATCATGATGCAAAGAAAAAggagttcttgaatctaaagcaagggagtATGTCTATTGCTGAATATCAACAGAAGTTTCTCAGGTTTTCTCGTTATGCTGGTG TTTCAGCTGCTCTTACTTGGGAAAAGATCGACAAGGAACAAACTAGTAGAAATGAAAACAAGTTCAGAAAAGCTGATGCAGATTTAGGAGGTCCATCTAAAAGGGGAAGGTTTGACAATTCCAAAGCCGGTAGTGTTCACAAGTCAGCCCGGCATGAGCAAAATAGATCAAATTTCTCTACTGCTAGCACTCCAAGCTATGGCCAAGACAAGACTCGTATACCCACTTGTGCACAATGTGGAAAGAATCACCCTGGTACTTGTAGGAGAGCTTCTAGTGCTTGTTTTAATTGTGGGAGCCTCGATCATAAAGTGAAGGATTGTCCTAATCCTAACTCTACTTCTTCTCTGCGTATGGAAGGCTCAATTCAGAAACCTATTACCACTCCTTCTCAAGGGAATAGAGGTGCAAGATCTAGAAACACAAGCAACCGGTGCAGGTGGAGCCAATCAAGCTAG